The following are encoded together in the Streptomyces sp. NBC_00358 genome:
- a CDS encoding cytosine permease encodes MPIEQRGVDTIPDEERTSGPRDLVSILLGSNLCLGVIIFGWLPPSFGLDWWSSVSSIVAGTVVGTALTAPLALVSLRTGTNLSTSSGAQFGVRGRLVGSVVGLLLALGYTALTVWIGGDVMVGVLGRLFGLEANGLAYAVVYALLAAATVAGAVYGYRVLLTMSRALSIGMTALLVVGVIAYAPHFSTAALPEAGGYLLGSFWPTWLLAAVAAGLSGPIAFITLLGDYTRYISPERHSSRTVLHGTWLGLIAGLLVPQLFGTFTAYGARAALDYAGPLVSASPGWYLVPLLLAASAGSVGNAGLMLYSMGLDLDAILPRASRARATCAVAVVAMLCVFVGHYAWNAQSAMTSFVLLLTAIGTPWAVITLIGFVRCRGVYDPDALQVFNRRSHGGVYWYKAGWNLRATAAWALGAFVGLLAVSLPSYEGPLLSLTGGVDCSFVLSGLVGGIVYLALTAKETSHRVEPRQEPARAESRL; translated from the coding sequence ATGCCGATCGAACAGCGCGGAGTCGACACGATCCCCGACGAGGAACGCACCAGCGGACCCCGCGACCTGGTGTCGATCCTGCTCGGTTCCAACCTCTGCCTCGGCGTGATCATCTTCGGCTGGCTGCCGCCCTCGTTCGGGCTCGACTGGTGGTCCTCCGTGAGCTCGATCGTGGCAGGCACGGTCGTCGGGACCGCGCTCACCGCGCCGCTGGCCCTGGTCTCGCTGCGCACCGGCACCAACCTCTCCACCTCCTCCGGCGCGCAGTTCGGCGTCCGCGGACGGCTGGTCGGCTCGGTCGTCGGCCTGCTCCTCGCCCTCGGCTACACCGCGCTGACCGTGTGGATCGGCGGCGACGTGATGGTGGGCGTCCTCGGCCGCCTCTTCGGCCTGGAGGCGAACGGCCTGGCGTACGCCGTCGTGTACGCGCTGCTGGCCGCCGCCACCGTCGCGGGCGCCGTCTACGGCTACCGGGTGCTGCTCACCATGTCCCGCGCCCTCTCGATCGGCATGACGGCCCTGCTGGTGGTCGGCGTGATCGCGTACGCCCCGCACTTCAGCACCGCTGCGCTCCCGGAGGCCGGCGGCTATCTGCTCGGCTCGTTCTGGCCCACCTGGCTGCTCGCGGCGGTGGCGGCGGGCCTGTCAGGACCGATCGCGTTCATCACGCTGCTCGGCGACTACACCCGCTACATCTCCCCCGAGCGCCACTCCTCCCGCACGGTCCTGCACGGCACCTGGCTCGGCCTGATCGCCGGTCTGCTGGTTCCCCAGCTCTTCGGCACCTTCACGGCGTACGGGGCCCGCGCGGCCCTGGACTACGCGGGCCCGCTGGTGTCCGCCTCCCCCGGCTGGTATCTGGTCCCCCTGCTGCTCGCCGCCTCCGCGGGCTCGGTGGGCAACGCCGGCCTGATGCTCTACTCGATGGGCCTCGACCTCGACGCGATCCTGCCCCGCGCCTCGCGCGCCCGTGCCACCTGCGCGGTCGCCGTCGTCGCCATGCTCTGCGTGTTCGTCGGCCACTACGCCTGGAACGCCCAGTCGGCGATGACGTCCTTCGTCCTGCTGCTGACCGCGATCGGCACCCCGTGGGCGGTCATCACCCTGATCGGCTTCGTCCGCTGCCGCGGCGTCTACGACCCCGACGCCCTCCAGGTCTTCAACCGCCGCTCCCACGGCGGCGTCTACTGGTACAAGGCCGGCTGGAACCTCCGGGCCACGGCGGCCTGGGCCCTGGGCGCCTTCGTCGGTCTGCTGGCCGTGTCCCTGCCGTCGTACGAGGGCCCGCTGCTGTCCCTGACCGGCGGGGTGGACTGCAGCTTCGTCCTGTCCGGCCTGGTCGGCGGCATCGTCTACCTGGCGCTCACGGCGAAGGAGACGTCACACCGGGTCGAGCCCCGGCAGGAACCGGCTCGCGCCGAAAGCAGGCTTTAG
- a CDS encoding KamA family radical SAM protein, translating into MSLPPDGRLALRAVAAVLPFRTNSYVVDELIDWTAVPDDPIFRLTFPQAEMLPEPDLKQMADLLAQEAPKADVLRAAHEIRMKLNPHPSGQLDANVPVFEGRRLPGLQHKYPETVLIFPRQGQTCHAYCTYCFRWPQFVGESDLRIATDDIATTSAYLRAHPEVTSALITGGDPMVMSTEVLRRYVEPLLEIDTVRSIRIGTKALAFWPYRFLTDRDADELLRLLEKVVASGRHLALMAHFTHPQELRPPAVREAMRRLRDTGAVIRCQGPLVRGINDSAGAWAELWNETTSLGAVPYYQFVERDTGPQGYFGVPLARGHQIFRDAYAQVSGLARTVRGPVMSAMPGKVCVDGTAEVAGEKVFVLHLIQARDPDLVGRPFFAAYDERATWFSDLKPAFGASRFLPGLDPV; encoded by the coding sequence GTGTCACTGCCGCCCGACGGGCGACTCGCCCTGCGGGCCGTCGCGGCCGTCCTGCCGTTCCGTACGAACTCCTATGTGGTCGACGAGTTGATCGACTGGACGGCCGTACCCGACGACCCGATCTTCCGGCTGACGTTCCCGCAGGCCGAGATGCTGCCCGAGCCGGACCTCAAGCAGATGGCCGACCTGCTCGCGCAGGAGGCCCCGAAGGCCGACGTGCTGCGCGCGGCCCACGAGATCCGGATGAAGCTCAACCCGCATCCCTCGGGCCAGCTCGACGCCAACGTCCCCGTGTTCGAGGGCCGGCGCCTCCCCGGTCTCCAGCACAAGTACCCGGAAACGGTGCTGATCTTCCCGCGCCAGGGCCAGACCTGCCACGCGTACTGCACGTACTGCTTCCGCTGGCCCCAGTTCGTCGGGGAGTCCGACCTGCGCATCGCCACCGACGACATCGCCACCACGTCCGCCTATCTCCGCGCCCACCCGGAGGTCACCAGCGCGCTCATCACGGGCGGCGACCCGATGGTGATGAGCACCGAGGTGCTGCGCCGGTACGTCGAACCGCTCCTGGAGATCGACACGGTCCGCTCGATCCGTATCGGCACCAAGGCGCTGGCCTTCTGGCCGTACCGCTTCCTCACCGACCGCGACGCCGACGAACTGCTGCGGCTGCTGGAGAAGGTGGTGGCGAGCGGCCGCCACCTCGCGCTGATGGCCCACTTCACGCATCCCCAGGAACTGCGGCCCCCGGCCGTGCGCGAGGCGATGCGCCGGCTGCGCGACACGGGAGCCGTGATCCGCTGCCAGGGACCGCTGGTCAGGGGGATCAACGACAGTGCCGGGGCGTGGGCCGAGCTGTGGAACGAGACGACCTCGCTCGGGGCGGTGCCCTACTACCAGTTCGTGGAGCGGGACACCGGCCCGCAGGGCTACTTCGGGGTGCCGCTGGCCCGCGGCCACCAGATCTTCCGCGACGCCTACGCCCAGGTGTCCGGCCTCGCGCGGACCGTGCGCGGCCCGGTCATGTCGGCGATGCCGGGCAAGGTCTGCGTGGACGGGACGGCGGAGGTGGCCGGGGAGAAGGTCTTCGTGCTGCACCTCATCCAGGCCCGCGATCCGGACCTGGTGGGACGGCCCTTCTTCGCCGCGTACGACGAGCGCGCCACCTGGTTCAGCGATCTAAAGCCTGCTTTCGGCGCGAGCCGGTTCCTGCCGGGGCTCGACCCGGTGTGA
- a CDS encoding branched-chain amino acid aminotransferase, with amino-acid sequence MTQSTIELKPSASPLSAAEREAILVNPGFGRHFTDHMVTIKWTEGRGWHDGQLVPYGPLSLDPANMTLHYAQEIFEGLKAYRRPDGSVATFRPDKNAKRFQASARRLGMPELPVETFIEACDALVRQDRDWVPSHGGEESLYLRPFMIATEVGLGVKPANEYLFLVIASPAGAYFAGGVKPVSIWLSEDRVRAVPGGMGDAKTGGNYAASLLAQKEAAAKGCDQVCYLDAVEHKWIEELGGMNLYFVYGDRIVTPSLTGSILEGVTRDSLLTVARDLGYTAEEGRVSIDQWQTDAENGTLTEVFACGTAAVITPVGNVKRAGTEWHQSGGEPGKVTLRLREALLDIQRGITEDTHGWMHPLG; translated from the coding sequence ATGACGCAGTCCACGATCGAGCTCAAGCCCTCCGCCAGCCCGCTCTCCGCCGCCGAGCGCGAGGCGATCCTGGTCAACCCGGGGTTCGGCCGCCACTTCACCGATCACATGGTGACCATCAAGTGGACCGAGGGCCGCGGCTGGCACGACGGCCAGCTCGTTCCGTACGGACCGCTCTCCCTGGACCCGGCGAACATGACCCTGCACTACGCGCAGGAGATCTTCGAGGGCCTCAAGGCCTACCGCCGGCCCGACGGCTCCGTCGCCACCTTCCGTCCCGACAAGAACGCCAAGCGCTTCCAGGCCTCCGCCCGCCGGCTCGGCATGCCGGAGCTGCCGGTGGAGACGTTCATCGAGGCCTGTGACGCGTTGGTCCGCCAGGACCGCGACTGGGTTCCCTCGCACGGCGGCGAAGAGTCCCTGTACCTGCGCCCCTTCATGATCGCGACCGAGGTCGGCCTCGGCGTGAAGCCCGCCAACGAGTACCTCTTCCTCGTCATCGCCTCGCCCGCCGGCGCCTACTTCGCGGGCGGCGTGAAGCCGGTCTCGATCTGGCTCTCCGAGGACCGCGTCCGCGCCGTTCCCGGCGGCATGGGCGACGCGAAGACGGGCGGCAACTACGCCGCCTCGCTCCTCGCCCAGAAGGAGGCCGCGGCCAAGGGCTGCGACCAGGTCTGCTACCTCGACGCGGTCGAGCACAAGTGGATCGAGGAACTCGGCGGCATGAACCTGTACTTCGTGTACGGCGACAGGATCGTCACCCCGTCCCTCACCGGCTCCATCCTGGAGGGCGTCACCCGCGACTCCCTGCTGACCGTCGCCCGGGACCTCGGCTACACCGCCGAGGAGGGCCGCGTCTCCATCGACCAGTGGCAGACGGACGCCGAGAACGGCACCCTCACCGAGGTCTTCGCCTGCGGCACCGCCGCCGTCATCACCCCCGTGGGCAACGTCAAGCGCGCCGGCACCGAGTGGCACCAGTCCGGCGGCGAGCCCGGCAAGGTCACCCTCCGCCTCCGCGAGGCCCTGCTCGACATCCAGCGCGGCATCACCGAGGACACCCACGGCTGGATGCACCCGCTGGGCTAG
- a CDS encoding 3-isopropylmalate dehydrogenase — protein sequence MSRSIDLAVIPGDGIGQEVVAQGLKVLSAALPPDVKLETKEFDFGARRYHATGETLTDADLDALKGHDAILLGAIGDPSVPSGVLERGFLLKLRFAFDHHVNLRPSKLLPGVATPLAGQPRIDFVVVREGTEGPYTGNGGTIRKGTPHEVATEVSVNTAFGVERVVRDAFARAQARPRKKLTLVHKNNVLTFAGHLWTNVFNKVAEEFPEVTTDYVHVDAATIYLVTQPERFDVIVTDNLFGDIITDLAAAVSGGIGVAASGNINPSGDFPSMFEPVHGSAPDIAGQGKADPSATVLSVALLLRHLGYEAEAARIEDAVSADLAERVGKPARSTEEIGDALAARVAG from the coding sequence ATGTCTCGCAGCATCGATCTCGCAGTGATCCCCGGTGACGGCATCGGCCAGGAAGTCGTGGCCCAGGGGCTCAAAGTCCTCTCCGCCGCACTTCCGCCGGACGTGAAGCTGGAGACCAAGGAGTTCGACTTCGGCGCCCGGCGCTACCACGCCACCGGTGAGACCCTCACCGACGCCGACCTCGACGCCCTGAAGGGGCACGACGCCATCCTGCTCGGCGCGATCGGCGACCCCTCGGTCCCGTCCGGCGTGCTGGAGCGCGGCTTCCTGCTCAAGCTCCGCTTCGCCTTCGACCACCACGTCAACCTGCGTCCGTCGAAGCTCCTCCCGGGCGTCGCGACCCCGCTCGCCGGTCAGCCCCGGATCGACTTCGTCGTGGTCCGTGAGGGCACCGAGGGCCCGTACACCGGCAACGGCGGCACCATCCGCAAGGGCACCCCGCACGAGGTCGCCACCGAGGTCTCCGTCAACACGGCGTTCGGCGTCGAGCGGGTCGTCCGTGACGCGTTCGCCCGTGCGCAGGCCCGCCCGCGCAAGAAGCTGACGCTGGTCCACAAGAACAACGTGCTGACCTTCGCGGGCCACCTCTGGACCAACGTCTTCAACAAGGTGGCCGAGGAGTTCCCCGAGGTCACCACGGACTACGTCCATGTGGACGCGGCGACGATCTACCTCGTCACGCAGCCCGAGCGCTTCGACGTGATCGTCACCGACAACCTCTTCGGCGACATCATCACCGACCTCGCCGCGGCCGTCTCCGGCGGCATCGGCGTCGCCGCCTCCGGCAACATCAACCCGAGCGGCGATTTCCCCTCGATGTTCGAGCCCGTGCACGGCTCGGCGCCCGACATCGCGGGCCAGGGCAAGGCCGACCCCAGCGCCACCGTGCTGTCCGTCGCCCTGCTGCTGCGCCACCTCGGCTACGAGGCCGAGGCCGCCCGCATCGAGGACGCCGTCTCCGCCGATCTCGCCGAGCGGGTCGGCAAGCCCGCCCGCAGCACCGAGGAAATCGGCGACGCGCTGGCCGCGCGAGTAGCCGGCTGA
- a CDS encoding purple acid phosphatase family protein — MTAPSRGTPPGLPVPDVGIPHELARELSMAEQYEYLRTRFTRRRALVAASAFAGGGLLAGCGSGTRAPARTASGSSPHPATGRVPGSAVTPFGRHLAFGADPQTQMRISWQVPFAVRKPYIRVGPAPWALSRRIEAEVRALHTPGLTGQRAALDQYYLHAALDGLRPGTTYYYGVGHEGFDPADKERHSTVGHFRTAPARPEKFVFTAFGDQGVTPDALANDHVLLGRGPAFHLHAGDICYADGIGLGQESDVYDPAAWDLFLKQTETVAKSVPWMVTTGNHDMEAWYSPNGYGGQSARWTLPGNGFDDRQAPGVYSFVYGNVGIVALDANDVSYEIPANKGYSGGRQTAWLDKRLGELRGRVDFVVVFFHHCAYSTSTHASDGGVRDAWVPLFAKHQVDLVINGHNHVYERTDAIKGGKVGKQVPVGASTDPTRDGIVYVTAGGAGKSLYRFPAGVKDSYEGKVTHRESVETFHWTKSEQQKPDTVEWSRVRYTGFSFLSVEAETGSSPRLKVSALAQSGERIDHFEVRRGR; from the coding sequence ATGACCGCTCCCTCCAGGGGGACTCCCCCCGGACTCCCCGTTCCCGATGTCGGCATTCCCCACGAGCTCGCACGCGAGCTGAGCATGGCCGAGCAGTACGAGTACCTGCGGACGAGGTTCACCCGGCGCCGCGCGCTGGTGGCGGCGAGCGCCTTCGCGGGCGGCGGGCTGCTGGCCGGCTGCGGCTCGGGCACCAGGGCTCCCGCGCGAACGGCGTCGGGCTCCTCCCCCCACCCGGCCACCGGTCGGGTGCCCGGCTCCGCGGTCACGCCGTTCGGTCGCCACCTCGCGTTCGGCGCGGACCCGCAGACCCAGATGCGGATCTCCTGGCAGGTGCCGTTCGCGGTACGGAAGCCGTACATCCGGGTGGGCCCGGCGCCCTGGGCGCTGAGCCGCCGGATCGAGGCCGAGGTCCGCGCTCTGCACACACCGGGCCTCACCGGGCAGCGGGCGGCCCTGGACCAGTACTACCTGCACGCGGCCCTCGACGGGCTGCGCCCCGGGACGACCTACTACTACGGGGTCGGCCACGAGGGCTTCGACCCCGCGGACAAGGAGCGGCACTCCACGGTCGGGCACTTCCGCACGGCGCCCGCGCGGCCCGAGAAGTTCGTGTTCACCGCCTTCGGCGACCAGGGCGTCACCCCCGACGCACTCGCCAACGACCACGTGCTCCTCGGCCGCGGCCCGGCCTTCCACCTGCACGCGGGCGACATCTGCTACGCGGACGGGATCGGGCTCGGCCAGGAGTCGGACGTCTACGACCCGGCGGCCTGGGACCTGTTCCTCAAGCAGACCGAGACGGTGGCGAAGTCGGTGCCGTGGATGGTGACGACCGGCAACCACGACATGGAGGCCTGGTACTCGCCGAACGGCTACGGCGGCCAGTCCGCGCGCTGGACGCTCCCCGGCAACGGCTTCGACGACCGGCAGGCGCCCGGCGTCTACTCGTTCGTCTACGGCAACGTGGGCATCGTCGCGCTGGACGCCAACGACGTGTCGTACGAGATCCCCGCCAACAAGGGCTACTCGGGCGGCCGGCAGACCGCCTGGCTCGACAAGCGGCTCGGGGAGCTGCGCGGGCGGGTCGACTTCGTCGTGGTCTTCTTCCACCACTGCGCCTACTCGACGTCGACGCACGCCTCCGACGGCGGAGTGCGCGACGCCTGGGTACCGCTGTTCGCCAAGCACCAGGTGGACCTGGTGATCAACGGGCACAACCATGTGTACGAGCGCACCGACGCCATCAAGGGCGGCAAGGTGGGCAAGCAGGTACCGGTGGGCGCCTCGACCGATCCGACCCGGGACGGGATCGTCTACGTCACGGCGGGCGGGGCGGGCAAGAGCCTCTACCGCTTCCCCGCCGGGGTCAAGGACAGCTACGAGGGCAAGGTCACGCACCGCGAGTCCGTCGAGACGTTCCACTGGACGAAGTCCGAGCAGCAGAAGCCGGACACCGTGGAGTGGTCGCGGGTGCGGTACACCGGCTTCTCCTTCCTCTCGGTGGAGGCGGAGACCGGTTCCTCACCCCGGCTCAAGGTCTCGGCACTGGCCCAGAGCGGCGAACGCATCGACCACTTCGAGGTACGGCGCGGGAGATGA
- a CDS encoding MFS transporter, which yields MMDSRQRGTALLVAGCFFMEMLDGTIVSTAAPQIAADLHTTPASVGLVVTAYLVTLAVLVPLSGWLTARFGPRRVLLAAITVFTLASVACALAPGLGVLVVTRVLQGAGGAMMVPVGRLVVVAGIAKRDLPRAVAYIVWPGLAAPVVAPLLGGVITTYASWHWIFLLNVPLGVLALFVARRLIAPGTPGVAPPLDVPGMLLTCVGLAALTWTAHLVSGDRSGWAETAVTGAVAVVALAAAVRHLLRAAHPLVNLRTLDVPSFRTAALDGSLYMAVVSALPFLLPLLFQEVFEWSAVKSGAVVLFVFVGNIGIKPATTYLINRFGFRPLLVVSTLGLAVTTALCALFTATTPVAVIGIVVAVGGVARSVGLSGYATIAFSETREERLRDANALFATSHQLAAGLGIAIATVALRGGAALTDGVRPAYAVAFVVLGVLCLLPTVGALRLHSATGDAVRTVVPGRSGVT from the coding sequence ATGATGGATTCGCGTCAGCGCGGTACCGCGCTCCTGGTCGCGGGCTGCTTCTTCATGGAGATGCTGGACGGCACGATCGTGTCGACCGCCGCCCCGCAGATAGCCGCCGACCTGCACACCACACCCGCATCGGTCGGCCTGGTCGTCACGGCCTACCTCGTCACCCTCGCCGTCCTCGTCCCCCTCTCCGGCTGGCTCACCGCCCGCTTCGGTCCGCGCCGCGTCCTCCTCGCCGCGATCACGGTCTTCACCCTCGCCTCGGTGGCCTGCGCGCTGGCGCCCGGTCTCGGCGTCCTCGTCGTGACCCGGGTCCTCCAGGGAGCGGGCGGCGCGATGATGGTGCCGGTCGGCCGGCTCGTCGTGGTCGCCGGGATCGCCAAGCGGGACCTTCCGCGCGCGGTCGCCTACATCGTGTGGCCGGGCCTGGCCGCCCCGGTCGTCGCGCCGCTGCTCGGCGGCGTGATCACCACGTACGCCTCCTGGCACTGGATCTTCCTGCTGAACGTGCCGCTCGGGGTGCTCGCCCTGTTCGTCGCCCGTCGGCTCATCGCGCCGGGCACGCCGGGCGTGGCGCCGCCGCTCGACGTGCCCGGCATGCTGCTCACCTGCGTCGGTCTCGCGGCGCTGACCTGGACAGCGCATCTGGTGTCCGGGGACCGGAGCGGCTGGGCGGAGACGGCTGTGACCGGTGCCGTCGCGGTCGTGGCCCTGGCGGCGGCCGTACGCCATCTGCTGCGTGCCGCGCATCCGCTGGTCAACCTGCGCACCCTGGACGTCCCGTCCTTCCGGACCGCGGCGCTCGACGGCTCCCTCTACATGGCGGTCGTCTCCGCCCTCCCCTTCCTGCTGCCCCTGCTGTTCCAGGAGGTCTTCGAGTGGAGTGCCGTGAAGTCGGGCGCCGTGGTGCTGTTCGTCTTCGTGGGCAACATCGGCATCAAGCCGGCGACGACGTATCTGATCAACCGGTTCGGATTCCGGCCGCTGCTGGTCGTCTCCACCCTGGGGCTCGCGGTCACCACCGCACTCTGCGCGCTGTTCACGGCGACGACGCCGGTCGCGGTGATCGGGATCGTCGTGGCCGTCGGCGGTGTCGCCCGTTCGGTCGGACTCAGCGGCTACGCGACGATCGCGTTCAGCGAGACGCGTGAGGAACGGCTGCGCGACGCGAACGCGCTCTTCGCGACCTCGCACCAACTGGCCGCGGGGCTCGGGATCGCGATCGCCACGGTCGCGCTGCGCGGGGGCGCGGCGCTGACGGACGGAGTGCGTCCGGCGTACGCCGTCGCGTTCGTCGTGCTGGGTGTGCTGTGTCTGCTGCCGACGGTGGGAGCCCTGAGGCTGCACTCCGCGACGGGTGACGCCGTGCGGACCGTTGTCCCAGGTCGGAGCGGTGTGACCTAA
- a CDS encoding LysR family transcriptional regulator: MQHSRSRDGAAPLPDMNLLPALDALLRAGGVAGAAAELSVSPSAMSRTLGRLRRVVGDPLLVPSGRGLTLTPRAREMQPGVQAALAAAVAALHPPRDIDLATLRREFRIRTNDGVAMSLGAPLLELTAREAPGVRLRLLPEGDEDPADLRTHVDLDVGELPEELPHDVRSAVLRIHRYVAVARADAPFAQDPLTPARFAALPHITVTRRGRTHSVVDERLAELGLSRDVLATAPTYGAACFFALRTDALALVPSEVATEASRVLPLVILEIPLDLPEVASAQAWHVRLDTDPAHRWLRGALTRAAGGSAPPWTRAQRPADR; encoded by the coding sequence ATGCAGCATTCGCGGTCGCGGGACGGGGCGGCCCCCCTCCCGGACATGAACCTGCTCCCCGCTCTCGACGCCCTTCTGCGCGCGGGCGGCGTCGCGGGCGCGGCGGCCGAACTGAGCGTGTCCCCCTCGGCGATGAGCCGCACCCTGGGCCGGCTGCGCCGGGTCGTCGGTGACCCGCTCCTCGTCCCCTCGGGCCGGGGCCTGACCCTCACCCCCCGCGCGCGGGAGATGCAGCCCGGCGTGCAGGCGGCGCTCGCGGCCGCAGTGGCCGCCCTCCACCCGCCCCGCGACATCGACCTCGCGACCCTGCGGAGGGAGTTCAGGATCCGCACGAACGACGGGGTCGCGATGTCCCTGGGCGCCCCGCTGCTGGAGCTGACGGCGCGGGAGGCACCCGGCGTGCGACTGCGGCTGCTGCCGGAGGGCGACGAGGACCCGGCGGACCTGCGCACCCATGTCGACCTGGACGTGGGCGAGTTGCCGGAGGAACTGCCGCACGACGTGCGCAGCGCAGTCCTGCGGATTCACCGGTATGTGGCCGTCGCACGCGCCGACGCCCCTTTCGCGCAAGATCCGTTGACCCCCGCCCGCTTCGCCGCGCTGCCCCACATCACGGTCACCCGGCGCGGCCGCACGCACAGCGTGGTGGACGAACGTCTCGCCGAACTCGGCCTGAGCCGCGACGTCCTGGCCACCGCCCCCACCTATGGTGCGGCCTGTTTCTTCGCCCTGCGCACCGACGCGCTGGCCCTGGTCCCCTCGGAGGTCGCCACCGAGGCGTCCCGGGTGCTGCCACTCGTGATCCTGGAGATCCCGCTGGACCTGCCGGAGGTGGCGTCGGCGCAGGCGTGGCACGTGCGGCTGGACACCGATCCCGCGCACCGGTGGCTCCGCGGGGCACTCACCCGCGCGGCCGGGGGATCGGCCCCGCCGTGGACGCGGGCCCAGCGACCGGCTGACCGGTAA
- a CDS encoding GNAT family N-acetyltransferase, which translates to MATRLRTAHTADLAPAELRAARSLLEDAFDGDFRDEDWDHALGGLHVLVHDGQGLAAHGSVIQRRVLYRGRSLRVGYVEAVGVRADVRRTGLGGRVLAELERIIESAYGLGALSASEDGAALYAARGWRLWPGHVCVLAPDGAVRLPEEEGTTFVRPGTVAGPLDPAHALVFDWRDGDVL; encoded by the coding sequence ATGGCCACCCGACTGCGGACCGCCCACACGGCGGATCTCGCCCCCGCCGAACTCCGCGCCGCCCGCAGCCTGTTGGAGGACGCCTTCGACGGGGACTTCAGGGACGAGGACTGGGACCACGCGCTCGGCGGCCTGCACGTCCTGGTCCACGACGGCCAGGGCCTGGCGGCGCACGGCTCGGTGATCCAGCGGCGCGTCCTGTACCGGGGCCGTTCGCTGCGGGTCGGATACGTGGAGGCGGTCGGGGTGCGCGCGGACGTGCGCCGCACGGGGCTCGGCGGGAGGGTGCTGGCCGAGCTGGAGCGGATCATCGAGAGCGCGTACGGGCTCGGCGCGCTCTCCGCGAGCGAGGACGGGGCCGCCCTCTACGCGGCCCGGGGCTGGCGGCTCTGGCCCGGCCACGTCTGCGTGCTCGCTCCGGACGGAGCCGTCCGGCTCCCCGAGGAGGAGGGCACCACCTTCGTCCGTCCCGGCACGGTCGCGGGCCCCCTCGACCCGGCGCACGCGCTGGTCTTCGACTGGCGGGACGGCGACGTGCTCTGA
- a CDS encoding alpha/beta fold hydrolase gives MSSHPVHHGHPVHHRTTTVRGHRIAYREAGPADAPVLLLLHGFPTSSHMFRDLLPLLADRYHLVAPDHLGFGRSAAPAAADFPYSFDRLAGITDEFTEQLGIKKYALYIQDYGAPIGLRLALAHPERVTAIITQNGNAYEEGLGADAWAPVLALIAERTPATEAPVRAISGPDGIRWQYLTGVPDRTLVSPDAYEHDTALMARPGQPEIQLDLISDYGSNFALYPAFQEYFRTSRVPLLAVWGGHDEIFVPEGALAFRRDLPDAEVHLLPTGHFALETHAGQVAALIRDFLGRRV, from the coding sequence ATGAGCAGTCACCCGGTCCACCACGGCCACCCGGTGCACCACCGCACCACCACCGTCCGCGGCCACCGGATCGCCTACCGCGAGGCCGGCCCCGCGGACGCCCCCGTCCTGCTCCTCCTGCACGGCTTCCCGACCAGCTCGCACATGTTCCGGGACCTGCTGCCGCTGCTCGCCGACCGCTATCACCTGGTCGCCCCCGACCATCTGGGCTTCGGCCGCTCCGCCGCCCCGGCCGCCGCCGATTTCCCGTACTCCTTCGACCGACTGGCCGGGATCACCGACGAGTTCACCGAACAGCTCGGCATCAAAAAGTACGCGCTCTACATCCAGGACTACGGCGCCCCGATCGGCCTGCGCCTGGCGCTCGCGCACCCCGAACGGGTGACCGCGATCATCACGCAGAACGGCAACGCCTACGAGGAGGGGCTGGGCGCGGACGCCTGGGCCCCGGTGCTGGCTCTGATCGCGGAGCGCACACCCGCGACGGAGGCCCCGGTCCGGGCGATCAGCGGCCCGGACGGCATCCGGTGGCAGTACCTGACCGGCGTACCGGACCGGACGCTGGTCAGTCCCGACGCCTACGAGCACGACACGGCCCTGATGGCCCGACCCGGCCAGCCGGAGATCCAGCTCGACCTGATCTCCGATTACGGCTCCAACTTCGCGCTCTACCCGGCGTTCCAGGAGTACTTCCGCACCAGCCGGGTCCCGCTCCTGGCGGTCTGGGGCGGCCACGACGAGATCTTCGTCCCGGAGGGCGCCCTCGCCTTCCGCCGCGACCTCCCGGACGCGGAGGTGCATCTGCTCCCCACCGGGCACTTCGCCCTGGAGACGCACGCGGGCCAAGTGGCCGCACTGATACGGGACTTCCTCGGCCGACGGGTGTGA